TTAAAATATTCATGTGATTTATCCACGAGCCTCCACGCACCACACGGTATTTTCCTTCAGTGTACCATTCCTGGCACCATTCCCAGATGTTTCCTGCCATATCATAACAACCAAAAGGGCTGACTCCTGAAGGATGAGTTCCAACGTTTGTAGGGGCACCTTTCGAAATATCTAAATCAAAAACAGCGAGGCTTAGATCCGGTTTCACATTTCCCCATGGATATTCCCTTCCATCTGTTCCTCTGGAAGCTTTTTCCCACTCCTTTTCTTGCGGCAGTCTTTTCCCAGACCAATTCGCATAAGCAACAGCATCATTCCAATTCACTCCAACCACAGGTTGATCCGGGTTGTTAAATTTTTTTTCATTCCAGAACGCCGGTTCAACATAATTTGTTTCTGACATAAACTTCTTGTATTGGTTATTTGTTATTGGATACTTATCAATGTAAAAAGCATCAACATTTACAGAATTTTTCTCAATTCCCATCAAAAATATTCCAGCGGGTATATAAACCATCACTGAACCGTCTTTTTCATTAACGATTTCCTTTTTCTGAGTTATATTACTCTTTTCTTCCATAATTGTAGCTGTTCTTATTAATTAATAAATTGAATTTCTATTTTTTATTACCTGTTCACTTTTTTCAAGAATGATTTTGCATTCATAATGTTGTGTTTCATTGTACTAATATAATGGCAAGACAAAGCATGATAAATATACAGTGTCTTGAATATTATTCAGCAAATTTACAAATTTTAATATCGACGTTGTGGTTTGTAAATTACGATAGATGTGTTATTTAAGTCTGATAAGGACGTGCTTAATCTACATTTATTAAAGTAGTTTGTCAAGGACAAAGAGTGCAAAATGAAAGTTGAATTATGTGCTGGAATACTTCCAGGATAAAAATAAACGACTATGTCTTCATTGTTTATGTTTTAAACACACGTAAAGTGTCCTGTATTAAGTGAATTCTAAAATTATATTATTATTAACCCGGCAATTATACAGACTAATTAATTGACTGAACAGCTATCCGGAGTGATTTTCTTACGCCATTTCTGATAATGACAATATCTACTTCGTCACCAACGTCATGCCTGTCCATAATTCTGACAAGGTCGGAACTTTTGCTCACCTTGGAACCGTCAACTTCAATTATTATATCTCCCATCTCTATTTGTCCGTTCGGCAGGCGTTTCACTTCCCGCAGCCCGGCTTCTTCCGCCGTGCTTCCTTTAAACACTTCAAGTATTCCCACACCTTCAATTCCTAATCTTGACATAATGTGTTCCGGTATAATCGAGATGCCAAATCCCGGACGTCCTACCTTTCCATAATTGATCAGTTTCGTGACAACCCGGTTTACCGTATCTACAGGTACCGCAAAACCAACACCGGAATAAGTCCCGCTGGGACTTATGATAGCGGTGTTTACACCAATCAACCTGCCGAAGGAATCAAGGAGAGGACCGCCGGAATTTCCCGGATTAATGGCTGCGTCCGTCTGGACAACATCGTAAATATACCTTTTGGTCATAGACTGAATTGTCCTGTCCAAGGCGCTGATAATACCGGTAGTCAAGGTGGAATCCAATCCAAAAGGGTTTCCGATGGCCAGTACCTTTTGTCCGACCCGTAAATCGCTGGAACTTCCTATCATCAAAGGCGAAATATTAAGGTTTGCAGGATTAATCTGTAATACTGCCAGATCATGGTCGGGATCAGCGCCAACGATTGTAGCATCGTAAGTTTTTCCGTCCATCAGCTTGACTTCAATTTCATCTGCCTCATAAATAACATGAAAATTTGTAACTATATGGCCCTTACTGTCCCACAGAAAACCAGAACCGGTTCCCTGGGGTATCTCCATAACGTTAAAAGAGAA
This portion of the Candidatus Scalindua japonica genome encodes:
- a CDS encoding formylglycine-generating enzyme family protein, producing MEEKSNITQKKEIVNEKDGSVMVYIPAGIFLMGIEKNSVNVDAFYIDKYPITNNQYKKFMSETNYVEPAFWNEKKFNNPDQPVVGVNWNDAVAYANWSGKRLPQEKEWEKASRGTDGREYPWGNVKPDLSLAVFDLDISKGAPTNVGTHPSGVSPFGCYDMAGNIWEWCQEWYTEGKYRVVRGGSWINHMNILSCSYRSCSVPIGKDNNVGYRCVKDAT
- a CDS encoding S1C family serine protease, translating into MQNDTFTNPKMVKLARVLIIIVIVWIVADFFGIKPTSFFQPKVAIRPVTQPVGELGADERVNMEVFAQSSPSVTYITNKRFQRDFFSFNVMEIPQGTGSGFLWDSKGHIVTNFHVIYEADEIEVKLMDGKTYDATIVGADPDHDLAVLQINPANLNISPLMIGSSSDLRVGQKVLAIGNPFGLDSTLTTGIISALDRTIQSMTKRYIYDVVQTDAAINPGNSGGPLLDSFGRLIGVNTAIISPSGTYSGVGFAVPVDTVNRVVTKLINYGKVGRPGFGISIIPEHIMSRLGIEGVGILEVFKGSTAEEAGLREVKRLPNGQIEMGDIIIEVDGSKVSKSSDLVRIMDRHDVGDEVDIVIIRNGVRKSLRIAVQSIN